Sequence from the Vigna radiata var. radiata cultivar VC1973A unplaced genomic scaffold, Vradiata_ver6 scaffold_1180, whole genome shotgun sequence genome:
AAGCCAAAAGGCATGACTAACCATTCATAAAGGccaaatttggtcttaaaaggggttttccattcatctccttctttaattctgatttgatgatacccacttttaagatcaatcttggtgaacatgtttgctccatgtaattcatctaACATATCATCCAATCTAGGAATAGGGTGCCTACACTTGACTGTAATGTTGTTAATAGCCCTACAATCTGTAAACATTCGCCAAGCCCTACAATCTGTAAACATTCGCCAATAACCATCTTTCTTAGGGACTAACAACACTGGCACCACACAAGGGTTAAGGCTTTTCTGTATCCACCCTTTTTCCAATAAATCATTAACCTGCTTCTCTATCTCTTTGGTTTCGGTGGGGTTAGTCCTATAAGCTGGCCTATTGGGAAGGCTGACTCcaggaatcaaatcaatttgatgttcaattccCCGAAGAGGTGGTAAACCACTTAGAACCTCTTtaggaaataaatcatcaaattcttttaaaagattttgcAACCCCTTTGGATGAGAATCAAATTGATGATTTATGGAAGGAAGTGCCTCCTTGCAATAGAGAAGAAAGTGAGGTTGtccaagtaaaatatttttcgaaGTTTTTGTTGGAACAACTTCATTGGTTAAGGCACTTTCCACCAAACTCAACTTCTTCTCTTTGGAAACTTTGTTGTTGTGGAGCTTTTTCTCACCATCCAACTTcttcttaagtattattttatccTCTCGCACTTGTAATGGTGTAAGAGGACTCAAAATAATCTTTTTGCCTTTATGTTGAATGGTTATCTTGTTGGTGACTCCATCATGCAAAGCTTGTTTGTCAAATTGCCAAGGCCGACCAAGTAAGATCTGACCCCCTTCCATTGGAACAATATCACAAATGATTTGATCTTCATACTTGCCTATGGAAATGGGAACACTTACTTGTTCCTTAACAACTATtccttcatcctcttttatCCATTGAAGTTTGTAAGGGTTAGGATGAGGAGTAGGAGTCAAGCCTAGCTTTTCAACCATTCTAGAGCTACAACAATTAcaacaagaaccactatccacaatcaTAGAACAAGTTTTATCCAGAACTTTGCAGCGGGTGTGGAATAGGTTTTCTCGCTGAGTTTGTTCTAACTCAACATGCTTTGCCTCAAGAAGTCTCCTAACCATTAGAAGATCCCCATCACAAGGTGGAGCTTCATGTTCCTCTTCAGATGAGGATAACTCAGACGCACTAGAGGATGACACCTCACTATTACTTTCATGCTCAAGGATATAGGTGGACTTTTTGAAGCGACACTCAGTTGAATAGTGTCCTTTGTCTCCACATTTGAAACATCTAGTCTCTCTACCCTTGGTATCCCTAGGTGTCTCTCTTAAATGCTTTTGTTCTTTTCCTTTAAagccttctttttctcttttgaattATCTATCTTTGCTTTTGAGCTTTTCTTGTGGTCTTTCTCGGTCTTGCTCCTTTGTTTCCTCATATCTTTGAAaactaccctccctcttaggTTATCTCCTATATGTGGATGTAGTAGGGTAATTTCTTTTTGTGGACGCTTTTCTTCTACTTTGCTCTTCTACTCTCACATATAGTTGGACAAAATCATTAAGGTCCAAGTAAGGTAATAGCTCTACCTTATCCCGAATATCATAGTTAAGACCACTTTGGAACCTAGCTATGGTaaatctctcttcttctttaatTCCAGCTCTCAACATAAGTAATTCTAACTTTTNTCTATAttcctcaacactcatgtttctttgttggagTCGATGGANCTTGTCCATGACTTCCCTGGCATAATAGGCTGGAACATGCCTTCTATGTAAGGCTGCCTTTAATTCATTCCAATATTGGATAGTATAGTCACCATTANTCTTTTGATCTCNAATGATANAGGTCCACCAATAAAGGGCTGCACCTTGAAAAGTCAAGGTGGCTAGGGTCACTCTCCTTCTATCATCTATGTGGTAACACTCAAAAATTTGTTCCACCTTCATTTCCTATTCAAAGTACTCTTCAACATTATCTCTTCCATAAAAGGGGGGTAGGTCAAGTTTGGGTTCCACATGATGTTATCTATGATTATGGCGCCTCCTAAGGGGCGGGGGTTGGAAGTGATCATA
This genomic interval carries:
- the LOC106778621 gene encoding uncharacterized protein LOC106778621: MKVEQIFECYHIDDRRRVTLATLTFQGAALYWWTXIIXDQKXNGDYTIQYWNELKAALHRRHVPAYYAREVMDKXHRLQQRNMSVEEYRXKLELLMLRAGIKEEERFTIARFQSGLNYDIRDKVELLPYLDLNDFVQLYSTYILEHESNSEVSSSSASELSSSEEEHEAPPCDGDLLMVRRLLEAKHVELEQTQRENLFHTRCKVLDKTCSMIVDSGSCCNCCSSRMVEKLGLTPTPHPNPYKLQWIKEDEGIVVKEQVSVPISIGKYEDQIICDIVPMEGGQILLGRPWQFDKQALHDGVTNKITIQHKGKKIILSPLTPLQVREDKIILKKKLDGEKKLHNNKVSKEKKLSLVESALTNEVVPTKTSKNILLGQPHFLLYCKEALPSINHQFDSHPKGLQNLLKEFDDLFPKEVLSGLPPLRGIEHQIDLIPGVSLPNRPAYRTNPTETKEIEKQVNDLLEKGWIQKSLNPCVVPVLLVPKKDGYWRMFTDCRAWRMFTDCRAINNITVKCRHPIPRLDD